The following proteins come from a genomic window of Ornithinimicrobium cryptoxanthini:
- a CDS encoding AAA family ATPase codes for MTTHPEQEHESRSPEQAREALHRVRTEVGKALVGQDQAVTGMIVALLARGHILLEGVPGVAKTLMVRTVAAALDVDTKRVQFTPDLMPGDVTGSLVYDSSTSDFEFRPGPVFTNLLLADEINRTPPKTQSSLLEAMEERQVTVDGTPRPLPDPFLVAATQNPVEYEGTYPLPEAQLDRFLLKVVLPIPPRQDEMQVLQRHAAGFNPQDLAGAGVRAVAGPPDLRAGSAAMRQVQVAPEVVAYIVDIARATRQSPSLQLGVSPRGATALMSTSRAWAWLNGRSFVTPDDVKALAHSTLGHRLALRPEAELEGVSVSSVLDSALNSVPVPR; via the coding sequence ATGACGACACACCCTGAGCAGGAGCACGAGTCCCGCAGCCCGGAGCAGGCCCGCGAGGCGCTGCACCGGGTCCGCACCGAGGTCGGCAAGGCCCTGGTCGGCCAGGACCAGGCGGTCACCGGGATGATCGTGGCGCTGCTGGCGCGCGGGCACATCCTGCTCGAGGGCGTGCCCGGGGTCGCCAAGACGCTCATGGTCCGCACCGTGGCGGCGGCCCTGGACGTGGACACCAAGCGCGTGCAGTTCACGCCCGACCTGATGCCCGGTGACGTGACCGGCTCGCTGGTCTATGACTCGAGCACCAGCGACTTCGAGTTCCGCCCCGGCCCGGTCTTTACCAACCTGCTGTTGGCCGACGAGATCAACCGCACGCCCCCGAAGACCCAGTCCTCGCTGCTGGAGGCGATGGAGGAGCGCCAGGTCACCGTCGACGGCACGCCCCGCCCCCTGCCCGACCCGTTCCTGGTGGCCGCGACCCAGAACCCCGTCGAGTATGAAGGCACCTATCCCCTCCCCGAGGCCCAGCTCGACCGCTTCCTGCTCAAGGTCGTGCTGCCCATCCCGCCGCGCCAGGACGAGATGCAGGTCCTCCAGCGCCACGCCGCCGGCTTCAACCCGCAGGACCTGGCCGGCGCCGGGGTGCGGGCGGTGGCCGGGCCGCCCGACCTGCGCGCCGGCTCCGCCGCGATGCGTCAGGTCCAGGTGGCGCCGGAGGTGGTGGCCTACATCGTGGACATCGCCCGGGCCACCCGCCAGTCGCCGTCGCTGCAGCTGGGCGTGAGCCCTCGCGGCGCGACCGCGCTGATGAGCACCAGCCGCGCCTGGGCCTGGCTCAACGGGCGCTCGTTCGTCACGCCCGACGACGTCAAGGCACTGGCGCACTCCACCCTCGGGCACCGGCTCGCGCTGCGGCCCGAGGCCGAGCTCGAGGGCGTGTCCGTGTCCTCGGTGCTGGACAGCGCGCTGAACTCCGTCCCGGTCCCCCGCTGA
- a CDS encoding DUF4350 domain-containing protein, translated as MTAATARKLALWALLVLVIAIGAAALNGMRTANQLPFDPDNPEDNGMQALARVLEQEGVEVTVARGLPALLRAPLTPDTTVLVAGTALLGPDAGAQVMEYAASAGRLVVLTPESNTEEALGLPVEGGTRAQTGAATPACEATLLHWREGDEISAGNRLVEVTGDAGSAQPCFPPTPGFNAGGARAGFLIELPASSSSAHPDTVVAGIASSLTNQHITDDANAAAGLRLLGAHEQLVWYVPSIADAGDTPPQSLIDVLPDAFLPSVMVLVLALGATMIWRGRRLGPVVTEPLPAVIRSVETTQSRSRMYHRAADRDRSLASLQLAARRRLASRVGLSQHAPPEQLVRALAEATGRHTDELHRMLVDASAPDDETLVRIAREVRSLEEGMIG; from the coding sequence ATGACCGCCGCCACGGCCCGCAAGCTGGCGCTCTGGGCGCTGCTCGTGCTGGTCATCGCCATCGGCGCAGCCGCCCTCAACGGGATGCGCACGGCCAACCAGCTCCCCTTCGACCCGGACAACCCCGAGGACAACGGCATGCAGGCCCTGGCCCGCGTGCTCGAGCAGGAGGGCGTGGAGGTCACCGTGGCCCGTGGCCTGCCGGCCCTGCTGCGCGCACCGCTCACCCCTGACACGACGGTCCTGGTCGCGGGCACCGCCCTGCTCGGCCCGGACGCCGGCGCGCAGGTCATGGAGTATGCCGCGAGCGCCGGTCGGCTCGTCGTCCTCACCCCGGAGTCCAACACCGAGGAGGCGCTCGGGCTCCCGGTGGAAGGGGGCACCCGCGCGCAGACCGGCGCCGCCACACCAGCCTGCGAGGCGACGCTGCTGCACTGGCGCGAGGGTGACGAGATCAGCGCGGGCAACCGGCTGGTCGAGGTGACCGGCGACGCCGGCTCGGCGCAGCCATGCTTCCCGCCGACACCCGGTTTCAACGCCGGGGGTGCGCGGGCCGGCTTCCTCATCGAGCTGCCGGCGAGCAGCAGCAGCGCTCACCCGGACACGGTCGTCGCGGGCATCGCGAGCTCACTGACCAACCAGCACATCACCGACGACGCGAACGCCGCCGCCGGACTGCGGCTGCTGGGCGCTCACGAGCAGCTGGTCTGGTATGTCCCGTCCATCGCCGACGCCGGGGACACTCCCCCGCAGTCGCTCATCGACGTGCTGCCCGACGCGTTCCTGCCCTCCGTGATGGTGCTGGTCCTGGCCCTGGGCGCCACGATGATCTGGCGCGGCCGCAGGCTCGGCCCGGTGGTGACCGAGCCGCTCCCAGCGGTGATCCGCTCGGTGGAGACGACGCAGAGCCGCAGCCGGATGTATCACCGCGCCGCCGACCGCGACCGCTCCCTGGCCTCGCTGCAGCTCGCCGCCCGCCGGCGGCTGGCCTCCCGGGTCGGGCTCAGCCAGCACGCCCCGCCCGAGCAGCTCGTGCGCGCGCTCGCCGAGGCGACCGGACGGCATACCGACGAGCTGCACCGGATGCTGGTCGATGCCAGCGCACCCGACGACGAGACACTGGTCCGGATCGCCCGTGAGGTGCGGTCCCTCGAGGAAGGCATGATCGGATGA
- a CDS encoding DUF4129 domain-containing protein, with product MLDPDRDEARELLQRELVKPDYNRPESLLQKGLNWLLERLGDLIQIMPGSNGLSMLLLGVILALVAVAVVFAVRGSRRSRQLTDRSGPVLAEVGLSARDYRARAAAAAREGRWDDVLLDSYRAIAAATDERALLDELPGTTAHEIALGLRVPFPDHAEALLGAANDFDGVCYGDQRASRQEAERVRELDRVLAAARPARLALR from the coding sequence GTGCTGGATCCTGACCGGGACGAGGCCCGGGAGCTGCTGCAGCGCGAGCTCGTCAAGCCGGACTACAACCGGCCGGAGTCCCTGCTCCAGAAGGGTCTGAACTGGCTGCTGGAGCGCCTCGGCGACCTGATCCAGATCATGCCCGGTTCCAACGGCCTGTCCATGCTGCTGCTGGGCGTCATCCTCGCTCTGGTGGCGGTTGCCGTCGTCTTCGCGGTGCGCGGCTCACGCCGTTCTCGGCAGCTCACCGACCGCAGCGGCCCGGTCCTGGCCGAGGTCGGGCTCAGCGCCCGTGACTACCGCGCCCGCGCCGCCGCCGCCGCCCGGGAGGGCCGCTGGGACGACGTGCTGCTCGACTCCTATCGCGCCATCGCCGCGGCCACCGACGAGCGTGCCCTGCTCGACGAGCTGCCCGGCACCACGGCCCACGAGATCGCACTCGGGCTGCGGGTGCCCTTCCCCGACCACGCCGAGGCGCTGCTGGGCGCGGCCAATGACTTCGACGGTGTCTGTTATGGCGATCAGCGCGCCTCCCGGCAGGAGGCCGAGCGAGTGCGCGAGCTCGACCGCGTCCTGGCCGCCGCCCGCCCAGCCCGGTTGGCGCTGCGATGA
- a CDS encoding uridine kinase family protein — MSATDPSPARVLVLAGPSGAGKSRLARRLHAAHGWPVVQLDDFYREVDDPDLPMSPQVGLPDWDDVRSWRLADAVEALETLCRDGAVEVPVYDISASRATGTHRLERGGCPIVVAEGIFAAHTISDLTDRGLLAAAWCIRNRPWKTFARRLVRDLAERRKPPLTLVRRGLALRRLEPGIVRAQQALGAEPMTAREAEARIPDLVTHFEQEGHRRGAAS; from the coding sequence ATGAGCGCCACCGACCCCAGCCCTGCCCGGGTGCTGGTGCTCGCCGGACCGAGCGGCGCCGGGAAGTCACGGCTGGCCCGCCGCCTGCACGCGGCCCACGGCTGGCCCGTGGTGCAGCTCGACGACTTCTATCGCGAGGTGGACGACCCCGACCTGCCGATGAGTCCGCAGGTCGGCCTCCCCGACTGGGACGACGTGCGGTCCTGGCGCCTCGCCGACGCCGTGGAGGCGCTGGAGACGCTCTGCAGGGACGGGGCTGTCGAGGTGCCGGTCTATGACATCTCCGCCTCTCGGGCGACCGGCACGCACCGCCTCGAGCGCGGCGGCTGCCCGATCGTGGTCGCGGAGGGGATCTTTGCGGCGCACACGATCTCGGACCTGACCGACCGGGGCCTGCTGGCAGCGGCCTGGTGCATCCGCAACCGCCCCTGGAAGACGTTCGCCCGCCGCCTCGTGCGCGACCTGGCCGAGCGCCGCAAACCACCCCTCACGCTGGTCAGGCGTGGCCTGGCGCTGCGCCGGCTCGAGCCAGGTATCGTCAGGGCTCAACAGGCTCTCGGGGCCGAGCCGATGACCGCCCGTGAGGCAGAGGCCCGGATCCCCGATCTGGTCACACACTTTGAGCAGGAGGGGCATCGACGTGGGGCAGCATCCTGA
- a CDS encoding phospho-sugar mutase, producing the protein MPTATDLLDLARAWVADDPDLETREELEALIEAGDEAELADRFSGFLEFGTAGLRGALGAGPNRMNRVVVIRTAAGLTAYLKEAVDPEPTVVIGFDARHNSDVFARDTAAVVTAAGGRAVVLPRPLPTPVLAFAVGHLGADAGVMVTASHNPPEDNGYKVYLGDGSQIVPPADREIADHISAVPTAAGVPLVASGWETLDDQLLDAYVASAARVVDPDSPRDVTVVHTALHGVGSDTILRAFDAAGFPAPHPVLTQSAPDPEFPTVAFPNPEEPGAIDAALAQAAKVHPDVVIANDPDADRCAVAVDGPAGWGMLRGDEVGALLGQHLINRGVDPAGERTVFARSIVSSRLLGAMAQAAGLPGEETLTGFKWIGRVPGLRFGYEEALGYCVDPATVPDKDGVTAALLVAELVATLKQEGRTLRDVLDDLARAHGVHQTDAFAVRVEDLSLIGTLMERLRAQPPSRVGGVPVTSVDDLAAGVGGLPPTEGLRYLLADDTRVIVRPSGTEPKLKVYLEAIVAVGSGAEDLARARGEATRRLAAVRTTMEELTRP; encoded by the coding sequence ATGCCGACCGCCACCGACCTCCTCGACCTCGCCAGGGCGTGGGTCGCCGACGACCCCGACCTGGAGACCCGCGAGGAGCTCGAGGCCCTGATCGAGGCGGGGGACGAGGCCGAGCTGGCCGACCGCTTCTCCGGCTTCCTGGAGTTCGGCACCGCCGGCCTGCGTGGCGCTCTTGGTGCCGGCCCCAACCGGATGAACCGCGTCGTGGTGATCCGCACCGCCGCCGGCCTGACGGCATACCTCAAGGAGGCGGTCGACCCCGAGCCGACGGTCGTCATCGGGTTTGACGCCCGCCACAACTCCGACGTCTTCGCGCGCGACACCGCCGCCGTGGTGACGGCCGCTGGTGGCCGGGCAGTGGTGCTGCCCCGGCCGCTGCCGACGCCGGTCCTGGCCTTCGCCGTCGGGCACCTCGGCGCCGACGCCGGCGTGATGGTCACCGCCAGCCACAACCCGCCGGAGGACAACGGTTACAAGGTCTATCTCGGGGACGGTTCCCAGATCGTGCCGCCCGCCGACAGGGAGATCGCCGACCACATCAGCGCCGTGCCGACGGCAGCCGGCGTGCCCCTGGTGGCCTCGGGGTGGGAGACCCTCGACGACCAGCTGCTCGACGCCTATGTCGCCTCGGCCGCCCGCGTCGTCGACCCAGACAGCCCACGGGACGTGACGGTCGTGCACACCGCGCTGCACGGCGTGGGCTCGGACACCATCCTGCGCGCGTTCGATGCAGCCGGCTTCCCCGCCCCGCACCCGGTGCTGACCCAGTCCGCCCCGGACCCGGAGTTCCCGACCGTCGCCTTCCCGAACCCGGAGGAGCCGGGCGCCATCGACGCGGCGCTGGCGCAGGCCGCGAAGGTCCACCCCGATGTGGTCATCGCCAACGACCCGGACGCCGATCGGTGCGCCGTCGCGGTCGACGGCCCGGCCGGGTGGGGGATGTTGCGCGGCGACGAGGTTGGCGCGCTCCTCGGGCAGCACCTGATCAACCGCGGCGTCGACCCGGCCGGCGAACGCACCGTCTTTGCCCGCTCGATCGTCTCCTCCCGGCTGCTGGGAGCCATGGCACAGGCGGCGGGCCTGCCGGGCGAGGAGACGCTGACCGGGTTCAAGTGGATCGGCCGGGTGCCTGGACTGCGGTTCGGCTATGAGGAGGCGCTGGGATACTGCGTCGACCCCGCCACGGTCCCGGACAAGGATGGCGTCACCGCAGCCCTGCTGGTGGCCGAGCTGGTGGCGACGCTCAAGCAGGAGGGTCGCACGCTGCGGGACGTGCTCGATGACCTGGCCCGCGCGCACGGGGTGCACCAGACCGATGCCTTCGCGGTGCGGGTCGAGGACCTGTCGCTGATCGGGACCCTGATGGAGCGCCTGCGGGCTCAGCCGCCCAGCCGGGTCGGCGGGGTGCCGGTGACCTCCGTGGACGATCTCGCAGCGGGTGTAGGAGGTCTCCCACCGACCGAGGGGCTGCGTTATCTGCTGGCCGACGACACGCGCGTGATCGTGCGCCCGAGCGGGACCGAGCCCAAGCTCAAGGTCTATCTGGAGGCGATCGTGGCGGTGGGCTCCGGCGCGGAGGACCTCGCCCGGGCACGCGGTGAGGCGACCCGGCGACTGGCGGCGGTGCGCACGACGATGGAGGAGCTCACCCGCCCCTGA
- a CDS encoding purine-nucleoside phosphorylase has product MITESPAEVARAAATVVAERTGTPTHDIALVLGSGWGTAADLIGETVATVENTVVPGFTGAAVAGHTGTMRSVEVAGSGKRALVFGTRTHYYEGRGVRAVVHTIRTAAAAGCQTIVLTNGCGGLNPAWAPGTPVLIRDHINLTGESPIEGANFVDLTDLYTPRLRELAREVDPTLDEGVYVQFRGPHYETPAEVQMAKIIGGDLVGMSTTLEAIAAREAGLDVLGISLVTNAAAGISDTPLSHEEVIEAGRGAAARCGDLLAQIVGRL; this is encoded by the coding sequence GTGATCACCGAATCCCCTGCAGAGGTAGCCCGTGCCGCCGCGACCGTCGTCGCCGAGCGCACCGGCACACCCACCCATGACATCGCTCTCGTGCTCGGGTCTGGCTGGGGGACGGCCGCCGACCTGATCGGCGAGACCGTCGCGACCGTGGAGAACACGGTGGTCCCGGGCTTCACCGGCGCCGCGGTCGCCGGGCACACCGGCACGATGCGCTCGGTCGAGGTGGCCGGCAGCGGCAAGCGCGCCCTGGTCTTCGGCACGCGCACCCACTACTACGAGGGTCGCGGCGTGCGCGCCGTCGTCCACACCATCCGCACGGCGGCGGCCGCCGGTTGCCAGACCATCGTGCTCACCAACGGCTGCGGCGGGCTCAACCCGGCGTGGGCCCCCGGCACCCCCGTGCTGATCCGCGACCACATCAACCTCACCGGCGAGTCGCCGATCGAGGGCGCCAACTTCGTCGACCTGACCGACCTCTACACCCCCCGGCTGCGGGAGCTGGCCCGCGAGGTCGACCCGACCCTCGACGAGGGCGTCTATGTCCAGTTCCGGGGTCCGCACTATGAGACGCCCGCCGAGGTGCAGATGGCCAAGATCATCGGCGGTGACCTGGTCGGCATGTCCACCACCCTCGAGGCGATCGCCGCCCGCGAGGCCGGTCTCGACGTGCTCGGGATCTCCCTGGTGACCAACGCTGCCGCGGGCATCAGCGACACGCCGCTGTCGCACGAGGAGGTCATCGAGGCAGGTCGTGGCGCGGCGGCGCGCTGCGGCGACCTCCTCGCCCAGATCGTGGGGCGACTGTGA
- a CDS encoding NAD(P)H-quinone dehydrogenase, with protein MSGQQSAVVVIGGGPGGYEAALPAAQLGARVTVVEREGLGGAAVLTDCVPSKALIATADFMDRFSAAARIGVGFDGHDGDQGVQAHLAQVNDRIMRLAQAQSADIRDRLLAAGVEVIKGAGRIASPGVVEVATDITHVESGEEPAPSDEERSRHTRSLTADVILVATGARPRVLDSAVPDGERILTWQQIYDLKELPEKLIVIGSGVTGAELAHAYLGLGCAVTLVSSRERVLPGEDADAATVLEEVFRSRGMEVLNRSRAGGVVRDGDEVVVTLEDGREVRGSHALLAVGSIPNTADMGLEEAGVTLSDSGHIEVDRVSRTSVQGIYAAGDCTGVLPLASVAAMQGRIAIAHALGDAVAPLNLGRVSSNIFTDPEIATVGVSQADVDSGRVDARSVMLPLTGNPRAKMQNTKHGFVKLFARNGSDTILGGVVVAPRASELIFPITLAVANRLNVDQFSSTFTVYPSMSGSIAEAARQLHSVD; from the coding sequence GTGAGTGGACAGCAGAGCGCAGTGGTGGTCATCGGTGGCGGACCGGGTGGATACGAGGCGGCGCTGCCGGCGGCGCAGCTGGGGGCACGGGTCACCGTGGTCGAGCGGGAGGGACTGGGCGGGGCGGCCGTGCTGACGGACTGCGTCCCCAGCAAGGCGCTGATCGCGACGGCCGACTTCATGGACCGGTTCAGCGCCGCAGCCCGCATCGGCGTCGGCTTCGACGGCCATGACGGCGACCAGGGGGTGCAGGCCCACCTGGCCCAGGTCAATGACCGGATCATGCGGTTGGCCCAGGCCCAGAGCGCCGACATCCGGGACCGGCTGCTCGCCGCGGGGGTCGAGGTCATCAAGGGTGCAGGGCGCATCGCCTCGCCCGGAGTGGTCGAGGTCGCCACGGACATCACGCACGTCGAGTCGGGGGAGGAGCCGGCGCCGTCGGACGAGGAACGCTCCCGGCACACCAGATCCCTGACGGCTGACGTCATCCTCGTCGCCACCGGTGCGCGCCCGCGGGTCCTGGACTCCGCCGTCCCCGACGGGGAGCGGATCCTGACCTGGCAGCAGATCTATGACCTCAAGGAGCTCCCCGAGAAGCTGATCGTCATCGGCTCCGGTGTGACTGGTGCCGAGCTGGCCCATGCCTATCTCGGGCTGGGCTGCGCCGTCACCCTGGTCTCCTCCCGCGAGCGGGTGCTGCCGGGTGAGGACGCCGACGCGGCCACGGTGCTGGAGGAGGTCTTCCGCAGCCGCGGCATGGAGGTGCTCAACCGCTCCCGTGCGGGCGGCGTCGTCCGCGACGGCGACGAGGTGGTGGTGACACTGGAGGACGGTCGGGAGGTCCGCGGGTCGCACGCGCTGCTGGCCGTGGGGTCGATCCCGAACACCGCCGACATGGGGCTGGAGGAGGCCGGCGTGACGCTGAGCGACTCCGGCCACATCGAGGTCGACCGCGTCTCACGCACGTCTGTGCAGGGGATCTATGCCGCCGGCGACTGCACCGGGGTCCTGCCGCTGGCCTCGGTCGCGGCCATGCAGGGCCGCATCGCGATCGCGCATGCCCTGGGCGACGCCGTCGCGCCGCTGAACCTGGGACGGGTCAGCTCGAACATCTTCACCGACCCCGAGATCGCCACGGTCGGCGTCTCGCAGGCCGACGTCGACTCCGGCAGGGTGGACGCGCGCTCGGTGATGCTGCCGCTCACCGGCAACCCGCGAGCCAAGATGCAGAACACCAAGCACGGGTTCGTCAAGCTGTTCGCGCGCAACGGCAGCGACACGATCCTGGGCGGTGTCGTGGTGGCCCCCCGGGCCAGCGAGCTGATCTTCCCGATCACCCTGGCGGTCGCGAACCGGCTCAACGTCGACCAGTTCTCCTCGACGTTTACCGTCTATCCGTCGATGTCGGGTTCCATCGCGGAGGCTGCGCGCCAGCTGCACTCGGTCGACTGA
- a CDS encoding Na+/H+ antiporter NhaC family protein — protein MVDDFPILTILPPVLAIVLVLTTKRVLLSLGSGVLASALLVAGLNPLDTLTLVWDAFAAIFWDEGTVNTYYVYILVFTLLLGIIAAIIMMSGGTRAFSDWAVQRISTRRGAKVLPATLGIVIFIDDYFNALAVGQVARPVTDEHHVSRAKLAYIVDSTSAPVAVLAPFSSWGASIIGIMAPILAGSALVVSDVGAFLGSAAMNYYAIVTVLVVWVTVGLHIEIGPMRAEERRAISEGRTFNPDEVIPGELAEDLPVHHPGAKRALIIPFLLLVVGVLAGIAWTGYRAGGSLDLLAIFANTDVSSALLWGGLLGLAAALYYYLRYTSDNPKFSLTTLGLGFWEGIKSMMPAVSILLLAWMLGDLIGQLGTGKYLGSLVEAAALPAAWLIPLMFVLAGAMAFSTGTSWGSFGLLLPIAGQIMNNVEGGAELLLPAFGAVLAGAVFGDHCSPISDTTILSSTGSGANVITHVTTQLPYALASAAIALAGYIVFALTGNGVLGLVAALGLLALAAVAAKVVLTPLEEEIPADEQAERTPA, from the coding sequence ATGGTCGATGACTTCCCCATCCTGACGATCCTCCCGCCGGTCCTGGCGATCGTCCTGGTGCTGACCACCAAGCGGGTGCTCCTCAGCCTGGGCTCCGGCGTGCTCGCCAGCGCGCTGCTGGTGGCCGGGCTCAATCCCCTCGACACGTTGACTCTGGTCTGGGACGCGTTCGCCGCCATCTTCTGGGACGAGGGCACAGTCAACACCTACTACGTCTACATCCTGGTGTTCACCCTGCTCCTGGGCATCATCGCTGCGATCATCATGATGTCCGGCGGCACCCGAGCCTTCTCCGACTGGGCGGTGCAACGCATCAGCACGCGCCGCGGTGCAAAAGTGCTTCCGGCCACCCTCGGCATAGTGATCTTTATCGATGACTACTTCAATGCCCTGGCGGTCGGTCAGGTGGCGCGCCCGGTGACCGACGAACACCATGTCTCCCGCGCCAAACTCGCCTACATCGTCGACTCCACCTCGGCACCGGTGGCAGTCCTCGCCCCCTTCTCCAGCTGGGGCGCCAGCATTATCGGCATCATGGCGCCGATCCTGGCGGGATCCGCGCTCGTCGTCAGTGACGTCGGCGCCTTCCTGGGCTCCGCGGCGATGAACTACTACGCCATCGTGACGGTCCTGGTGGTCTGGGTCACCGTCGGGCTGCACATCGAGATCGGGCCGATGCGCGCCGAAGAACGTCGCGCGATCAGCGAGGGCAGGACGTTCAACCCCGACGAGGTCATCCCCGGAGAGCTGGCCGAGGACCTGCCGGTCCACCACCCCGGGGCCAAGCGGGCCCTGATCATCCCCTTCCTGCTGCTGGTGGTGGGGGTGCTGGCCGGCATCGCCTGGACCGGCTACCGCGCCGGTGGCAGCCTTGACCTTCTGGCGATCTTCGCGAACACCGACGTCAGCTCGGCACTGCTGTGGGGCGGGTTGCTGGGCCTGGCTGCGGCGCTCTACTACTACCTGCGCTACACCTCCGACAACCCGAAGTTCAGCCTCACCACCCTCGGCCTGGGTTTCTGGGAGGGCATCAAGTCCATGATGCCGGCTGTGTCGATCCTGCTGCTGGCGTGGATGCTGGGCGACCTGATCGGCCAGCTCGGCACCGGCAAGTATCTCGGCAGCCTGGTCGAGGCGGCCGCCCTCCCCGCTGCCTGGTTGATCCCGCTGATGTTCGTGCTGGCCGGAGCCATGGCGTTCTCGACCGGCACCTCCTGGGGCTCCTTTGGTCTCCTGCTGCCGATCGCCGGACAGATCATGAACAACGTCGAGGGCGGCGCAGAGCTGTTGCTGCCTGCCTTTGGTGCGGTCCTGGCCGGGGCCGTCTTCGGGGACCACTGCTCCCCCATCAGCGACACGACCATCCTGTCGAGCACCGGGTCCGGGGCCAATGTCATCACTCACGTCACCACCCAGCTGCCCTACGCGCTGGCCAGTGCGGCGATCGCGCTAGCCGGCTACATCGTCTTCGCCCTGACCGGCAACGGCGTCCTGGGACTCGTCGCGGCACTTGGCCTCCTGGCACTCGCAGCGGTGGCAGCCAAGGTGGTGCTCACCCCGCTGGAGGAGGAGATCCCAGCCGACGAACAGGCCGAACGCACCCCCGCCTAG
- a CDS encoding acetyl/propionyl/methylcrotonyl-CoA carboxylase subunit alpha, whose amino-acid sequence MPISKVLIANRGEIAVRIARACTDAGLGSVAVYADPDRDALHVKVADEAYALGGSTPGDSYLVQEKLLDIARQSGADAVHPGYGFLAENASFARAVIDAGLTWIGPGPEAIDSLGDKVKARHIATRAGAPLVPGTNDPVDGADEVVAFAQEHGLPVAIKAAYGGGGRGLKVARTIEEIPELFDSAVREAVSAFGRGECFVERYLDKPRHVETQCLADQHGNVVVVSTRDCSLQRRHQKLVEEAPAPFLSEAQHAELVRASKAILREAGYVNAGTCEFLVGQDGTISFLEVNTRLQVEHPVTEEVTGVDLVREQFRVADGEELGYDDPVARGHSFEFRINGEDPGRGFLPAPGSVLTYRVPSGPGVRVDSGVEQGDVISGAFDSMLAKLIVTGKDRQEALARSRRALSEFVVEGMPTALTFHRVVVEDPAFAPEDPQAPFTVHTRWMETEFDNQIEPYSGPTAASDGEPEERQNLVIEVGGKRLEVSLPGGLSLGGGGSANGARKKAPKRARSGGGAAAASGDAVTAPMQGTIVKIAVEEGQQVAEGELVVVLEAMKMEQPINAHKAGTVTGLSAEVGQTVGNGAAICELKD is encoded by the coding sequence ATGCCGATCAGCAAGGTCCTTATCGCTAACCGCGGCGAGATCGCCGTCCGCATCGCCCGCGCCTGCACGGACGCCGGCCTCGGATCTGTCGCCGTGTATGCCGATCCCGACCGCGACGCACTGCACGTCAAGGTGGCCGACGAAGCCTACGCACTGGGCGGCAGCACGCCAGGCGACTCCTACCTGGTGCAGGAGAAGCTGCTCGACATCGCCAGGCAGTCCGGCGCCGACGCGGTGCACCCTGGCTATGGCTTCCTCGCCGAGAACGCCTCCTTCGCCCGGGCCGTGATCGACGCCGGCCTGACCTGGATCGGCCCCGGTCCCGAGGCGATCGACTCCCTCGGCGACAAGGTCAAGGCCCGACACATCGCCACGCGGGCCGGCGCTCCCCTGGTGCCAGGCACCAACGACCCCGTCGACGGGGCCGACGAGGTGGTCGCGTTCGCGCAGGAGCACGGGTTGCCGGTCGCGATCAAGGCGGCGTATGGCGGGGGTGGGCGTGGCCTGAAGGTCGCCCGCACCATCGAGGAGATCCCCGAGCTGTTCGACTCCGCTGTCCGCGAGGCGGTCTCGGCGTTCGGTCGCGGTGAGTGCTTCGTCGAGCGTTACCTCGACAAGCCGCGCCACGTGGAGACCCAGTGCCTGGCCGACCAGCACGGCAACGTCGTGGTCGTCTCGACGCGCGACTGCTCCCTGCAGCGCCGGCACCAGAAGCTGGTCGAGGAGGCGCCCGCACCGTTCCTGAGCGAGGCACAGCACGCGGAGCTGGTCCGGGCCTCCAAGGCCATCCTCAGGGAGGCTGGCTATGTCAACGCCGGGACGTGTGAGTTCCTCGTGGGGCAGGACGGCACGATCTCCTTCCTCGAGGTCAACACCCGGCTGCAGGTCGAGCACCCGGTCACCGAAGAGGTCACCGGCGTCGACCTGGTGCGCGAGCAGTTCCGTGTCGCCGACGGCGAGGAGCTGGGTTATGACGACCCCGTCGCCCGCGGCCACTCCTTCGAGTTCCGGATCAACGGGGAGGACCCCGGCCGCGGCTTCCTGCCGGCACCGGGCAGCGTGCTGACCTATCGGGTGCCCAGCGGCCCCGGCGTCCGCGTGGACTCCGGCGTCGAGCAGGGTGATGTCATCTCGGGTGCGTTCGACTCGATGCTGGCCAAGCTCATCGTCACGGGCAAGGACCGTCAGGAGGCACTGGCCCGGTCACGGCGCGCCCTGTCCGAGTTCGTGGTCGAGGGCATGCCCACGGCGCTGACCTTCCACCGCGTCGTCGTCGAGGACCCGGCCTTTGCGCCCGAGGACCCGCAGGCCCCGTTCACCGTGCACACCCGCTGGATGGAGACCGAGTTCGACAACCAGATCGAGCCCTACTCCGGGCCGACCGCCGCCAGCGACGGCGAGCCCGAGGAGCGGCAGAACCTCGTGATCGAGGTGGGTGGCAAGCGCCTGGAGGTCTCCCTGCCCGGCGGCCTGTCCCTCGGTGGCGGCGGCAGCGCCAACGGCGCCCGCAAGAAGGCCCCCAAGCGCGCCCGCTCCGGTGGTGGCGCAGCAGCGGCCTCCGGCGATGCGGTGACCGCCCCGATGCAGGGCACGATCGTCAAGATCGCCGTCGAGGAGGGCCAGCAGGTCGCCGAGGGGGAGCTCGTCGTGGTGCTCGAGGCGATGAAGATGGAGCAGCCGATCAACGCCCACAAGGCCGGCACCGTCACGGGACTGTCGGCCGAGGTCGGCCAGACGGTCGGCAACGGCGCCGCCATCTGCGAGCTCAAGGACTGA